One window from the genome of Magnolia sinica isolate HGM2019 chromosome 4, MsV1, whole genome shotgun sequence encodes:
- the LOC131243968 gene encoding protein LEAD-SENSITIVE 1-like: protein MNLLTGQKIEREDLKPGDHIYAWRTLYIYAHHGIYIGDDEVIHFTEPNGKKSVSGFVVESISPSMPCPKCGGPKKKTYNGVTVSCLDCFLDGCELNRYEYSVSWQLFWESRRGTCSVAESDPPEIVIKRATSCIEEGFGEYNLARNNCEDFAFYCKTGNAKRGKLGQADCKIL, encoded by the exons atgaacctGCTCACGGGACAAAAGATCGAGAGGGAAGACCTCAAACCTGGTGATCACATCTATGCATGGAGGACGTTATACATCTACGCCCATCATG GTATATATATTGGCGATGACGAGGTCATTCATTTCACTGAACCAAATGGCAAAAAGAGCGTGTCTGGATTTGTTGTTGAGTCAATATCCCCCTCTATGCCATGTCCCAAATGTGGAGGTCCGAAAAAAAAGACATACAATGGAGTCACAGTCTCATGCTTAGATTGTTTCCTGGATGGATGCGAACTCAACCGCTATGAATACTCTGTTTCATGGCAGCTGTTTTGGGAGAGCCGAAGAGGTACATGTAGTGTTGCTGAATCAGACCCGCCAGAGATAGTCATTAAGCGCGCCACTTCATGCATCGAGGAGGGCTTTGGAGAGTACAATTTGGCCCGTAACAATTGTGAGGACTTTGCTTTCTATTGTAAGACGGGCAATGCAAAGAGAGGGAAGCTGGGCCAGGCTGACTGTAAGATCCTTTGA